A window from Megalobrama amblycephala isolate DHTTF-2021 linkage group LG21, ASM1881202v1, whole genome shotgun sequence encodes these proteins:
- the ace2 gene encoding angiotensin-converting enzyme 2 isoform X2: MCARWLLLLAMASVVCSQTVEENAREFLKKFDEDASKLVYQYSLASWAYNTDISQENADKESEAYAIWSEYYNKMSEESSAYPIDQISDPEIKMQLQKLQDKGSGALSPDKANELRNIMAEMSTIYNTATVCKIDNPSDCQTLEPGLESIMANSKDYDERLHVWEGWRVATGMKMRPLYERYVDLKNEAAKLNNYEDHGDYWRGDYETIDDPEYTYSREQVMEDARRIYQEILPLYKELHAYVRAKLQGLYPGHIASDACLPAHLLGDMWGRFWTNLYPLMIPYPEKPDIDVSSAMVAQGWDEMRLFKEAETFFMSVNMSAMFDNFWTNSMFIKPEGRDVVCHPTAWDMGNREDFRIKMCTKVNMDDFLTVHHEMGHNQYQMAYRHHSYLLRDGANEGFHEAVGEIMSLSAATPSHLQSLGLLPSDFKEDHETEINFLLKQALTIVATLPFTYMLEEWRWQVFKETIPKDEWMLRWWQMKRELVGVAEAVPRDESYCDPPALFHVYGDYSFIRYFTRTIYQFQFQEALCEAAGHTGPLHKCDITNSTKAGNKLRHMLELGRSMSWTRALEDIAGTKKMDSQPLLHYFSTLMDWLKEENQKNNRVPGWNVNINPNSENAFKVRISLKSAMGDDAYTWNTNEMYLFKSTMGFAMRQYYLDVKGIEMNFMPENIHTYNETARISFYFVVMDPTKPDTVIPKADVEAAIWLSRERINGAFLLNDETLEFVGLQATLAPPKEEKITVWLVVFGVVMGVTVLGGIYLITTGILNRKKKAKKAEETVNPYENSDEGEVNKAFEQDIEQTGL; the protein is encoded by the exons ATGTGTGCTCGGTGGCTCCTGCTTTTGGCCATGGCCTCTGTGGTCTGCTCTCAGACTGTGGAGGAAAATGCCAGGGAATTCTTGAAGAAATTTGATGAGGACGCATCCAAACTTGTGTACCAGTATTCCCTTGCATCCTGGGCCTACAACACAGATATTTCCCAGGAAAATGCAGATAAAGAG TCTGAAGCATATGCAATCTGGAGCGAATACTACAATAAGATGTCTGAGGAGTCCAGTGCCTACCCTATCGATCAGATCTCTGATCCAGAGATTAAAATGCAGCTCCAAAAGCTCCAAGATAAAGGATCAGGGGCACTTTCACCTGACAAGGCTAACGAA CTAAGGAATATCATGGCAGAGATGAGCACTATTTACAACACAGCAACTGTTTGCAAAATAGACAACCCCTCTGACTGTCAGACTTTGGAGCCAG GTCTAGAGAGCATCATGGCAAACAGCAAAGACTACGACGAGCGTCTGCATGTGTGGGAGGGCTGGAGAGTGGCGACAGGGATGAAGATGAGACCCCTGTATGAGAGATATGTCGATCTGAAGAACGAAGCCGCCAAACTCAACA ATTACGAAGACCACGGAGATTACTGGAGGGGGGATTACGAAACCATCGATGACCCCGAATACACTTACTCCCGAGAACAAGTTATGGAAGACGCCAGGCGCATTTACCAAGAG ATCTTGCCATTGTATAAAGAGCTTCATGCTTATGTGAGAGCAAAACTGCAAGGTCTCTATCCTGGTCACATCGCTTCCGACGCTTGCCTTCCAGCACATCTGCTTG GCGATATGTGGGGACGGTTTTGGACCAACCTGTATCCTCTCATGATCCCGTATCCAGAAAAGCCTGATATCGATGTGAGCTCTGCAATGGTGGCCCAG GGCTGGGATGAAATGCGCCTGTTTAAAGAGGCAGAAACATTCTTTATGTCTGTAAACATGTCTGCAATGTTTGACAACTTCTGGACAAACTCGATGTTCATTAAACCTGAAGGAAGAGATGTGGTGTGCCATCCTACCGCATGGGACATGGGAAACAGAGAGGACTTCAG aatcaAAATGTGCACTAAAGTGAACATGGATGATTTCTTAACTGTTCACCATGAGATGGGACATAACCAGTACCAAATGGCTTACCGTCACCACTCATACCTGCTGAGAGATGGTGCGAACGAAGGTTTCCATGAGGCGGTGGGAGAGATCATGTCACTTTCTGCTGCCACTCCTTCTCACCTGCAGTCATTGGGCCTTCTGCCTTCTGATTTCAAGGAGGACCATG AGACAGAGATAAACTTCCTGTTGAAGCAGGCCCTCACCATCGTGGCCACTCTGCCCTTCACCTACATGCTGGAGGAATGGAGATGGCAAGTCTTCAAAGAGACCATCCCCAAAGATGAGTGGATGCTTCGCTGGTGGCAAATGAA GAGAGAACTTGTTGGAGTGGCTGAGGCTGTGCCCAGAGATGAGTCCTATTGTGACCCTCCTGCACTTTTCCATGTATATGGGGATTATTCTTTTATCAG GTACTTTACTAGAACCATATATCAGTTCCAGTTTCAAGAGGCATTATGTGAGGCAGCTGGCCACACCGGTCCCCTTCACAAATGTGACATTACCAACTCAACCAAAGCTGGTAACAAACTCAG GCATATGCTCGAGTTAGGCCGATCCATGTCTTGGACTCGTGCTCTGGAAGATATTGCAGGAACCAAAAAGATGGATTCCCAGCCACTGCTACATTACTTCAGCACACTCATGGATTGGCTGAAGGAGGAGAACCAAAAGAACAACAGAGTGCCAGGCTGGAACGTCAATATTAACCCAA ATTCAGAAAATGCCTTCAAAGTCAGAATAAGCCTAAAATCTGCCATGGGAGATGATGCT TACACCTGGAATACAAATGAAATGTATCTCTTTAAGTCCACTATGGGTTTTGCCATGCGCCAGTACTACTTGGATGTAAAGGGAATAGAAATGAATTTCAT GCCAGAGAACATCCACACGTACAATGAAACTGCCAGAATCtccttttattttgttgtgatGGATCCAACCAAACCAGACACAGTTATTCCTAAGGCCGATGTAGAGGCGGCTATCTG GCTGTCGAGAGAACGTATCAATGGCGCATTTCTACTCAATGATGAAACACTGGAATTTGTTGGGCTGCAGGCAACATTAGCTCCACCCAAAGAGGAAAAAATCACAGTTTGGCTGGTGGTGTTTGGAGTGGTAATGGGTGTAACTGTGTTAGGGGGGATCTACCTCATTACCACAGGGATATTAAACAGGAAGAA GAAAGCTaagaaagctgaggagactgtGAACCCATATGAGAATTCAGATGAAGGAGAAGTGAACAAAGCCTTTGAACAAGACATTGAACAAACTGGACTGTAA
- the ace2 gene encoding angiotensin-converting enzyme 2 isoform X1 has protein sequence MCARWLLLLAMASVVCSQTVEENAREFLKKFDEDASKLVYQYSLASWAYNTDISQENADKESEAYAIWSEYYNKMSEESSAYPIDQISDPEIKMQLQKLQDKGSGALSPDKANELRNIMAEMSTIYNTATVCKIDNPSDCQTLEPGLESIMANSKDYDERLHVWEGWRVATGMKMRPLYERYVDLKNEAAKLNNYEDHGDYWRGDYETIDDPEYTYSREQVMEDARRIYQEILPLYKELHAYVRAKLQGLYPGHIASDACLPAHLLGDMWGRFWTNLYPLMIPYPEKPDIDVSSAMVAQGWDEMRLFKEAETFFMSVNMSAMFDNFWTNSMFIKPEGRDVVCHPTAWDMGNREDFRIKMCTKVNMDDFLTVHHEMGHNQYQMAYRHHSYLLRDGANEGFHEAVGEIMSLSAATPSHLQSLGLLPSDFKEDHETEINFLLKQALTIVATLPFTYMLEEWRWQVFKETIPKDEWMLRWWQMKRELVGVAEAVPRDESYCDPPALFHVYGDYSFIRYFTRTIYQFQFQEALCEAAGHTGPLHKCDITNSTKAGNKLRHMLELGRSMSWTRALEDIAGTKKMDSQPLLHYFSTLMDWLKEENQKNNRVPGWNVNINPTSYINNADSENAFKVRISLKSAMGDDAYTWNTNEMYLFKSTMGFAMRQYYLDVKGIEMNFMPENIHTYNETARISFYFVVMDPTKPDTVIPKADVEAAIWLSRERINGAFLLNDETLEFVGLQATLAPPKEEKITVWLVVFGVVMGVTVLGGIYLITTGILNRKKKAKKAEETVNPYENSDEGEVNKAFEQDIEQTGL, from the exons ATGTGTGCTCGGTGGCTCCTGCTTTTGGCCATGGCCTCTGTGGTCTGCTCTCAGACTGTGGAGGAAAATGCCAGGGAATTCTTGAAGAAATTTGATGAGGACGCATCCAAACTTGTGTACCAGTATTCCCTTGCATCCTGGGCCTACAACACAGATATTTCCCAGGAAAATGCAGATAAAGAG TCTGAAGCATATGCAATCTGGAGCGAATACTACAATAAGATGTCTGAGGAGTCCAGTGCCTACCCTATCGATCAGATCTCTGATCCAGAGATTAAAATGCAGCTCCAAAAGCTCCAAGATAAAGGATCAGGGGCACTTTCACCTGACAAGGCTAACGAA CTAAGGAATATCATGGCAGAGATGAGCACTATTTACAACACAGCAACTGTTTGCAAAATAGACAACCCCTCTGACTGTCAGACTTTGGAGCCAG GTCTAGAGAGCATCATGGCAAACAGCAAAGACTACGACGAGCGTCTGCATGTGTGGGAGGGCTGGAGAGTGGCGACAGGGATGAAGATGAGACCCCTGTATGAGAGATATGTCGATCTGAAGAACGAAGCCGCCAAACTCAACA ATTACGAAGACCACGGAGATTACTGGAGGGGGGATTACGAAACCATCGATGACCCCGAATACACTTACTCCCGAGAACAAGTTATGGAAGACGCCAGGCGCATTTACCAAGAG ATCTTGCCATTGTATAAAGAGCTTCATGCTTATGTGAGAGCAAAACTGCAAGGTCTCTATCCTGGTCACATCGCTTCCGACGCTTGCCTTCCAGCACATCTGCTTG GCGATATGTGGGGACGGTTTTGGACCAACCTGTATCCTCTCATGATCCCGTATCCAGAAAAGCCTGATATCGATGTGAGCTCTGCAATGGTGGCCCAG GGCTGGGATGAAATGCGCCTGTTTAAAGAGGCAGAAACATTCTTTATGTCTGTAAACATGTCTGCAATGTTTGACAACTTCTGGACAAACTCGATGTTCATTAAACCTGAAGGAAGAGATGTGGTGTGCCATCCTACCGCATGGGACATGGGAAACAGAGAGGACTTCAG aatcaAAATGTGCACTAAAGTGAACATGGATGATTTCTTAACTGTTCACCATGAGATGGGACATAACCAGTACCAAATGGCTTACCGTCACCACTCATACCTGCTGAGAGATGGTGCGAACGAAGGTTTCCATGAGGCGGTGGGAGAGATCATGTCACTTTCTGCTGCCACTCCTTCTCACCTGCAGTCATTGGGCCTTCTGCCTTCTGATTTCAAGGAGGACCATG AGACAGAGATAAACTTCCTGTTGAAGCAGGCCCTCACCATCGTGGCCACTCTGCCCTTCACCTACATGCTGGAGGAATGGAGATGGCAAGTCTTCAAAGAGACCATCCCCAAAGATGAGTGGATGCTTCGCTGGTGGCAAATGAA GAGAGAACTTGTTGGAGTGGCTGAGGCTGTGCCCAGAGATGAGTCCTATTGTGACCCTCCTGCACTTTTCCATGTATATGGGGATTATTCTTTTATCAG GTACTTTACTAGAACCATATATCAGTTCCAGTTTCAAGAGGCATTATGTGAGGCAGCTGGCCACACCGGTCCCCTTCACAAATGTGACATTACCAACTCAACCAAAGCTGGTAACAAACTCAG GCATATGCTCGAGTTAGGCCGATCCATGTCTTGGACTCGTGCTCTGGAAGATATTGCAGGAACCAAAAAGATGGATTCCCAGCCACTGCTACATTACTTCAGCACACTCATGGATTGGCTGAAGGAGGAGAACCAAAAGAACAACAGAGTGCCAGGCTGGAACGTCAATATTAACCCAA CTTCCTATATAAATAATGCAGATTCAGAAAATGCCTTCAAAGTCAGAATAAGCCTAAAATCTGCCATGGGAGATGATGCT TACACCTGGAATACAAATGAAATGTATCTCTTTAAGTCCACTATGGGTTTTGCCATGCGCCAGTACTACTTGGATGTAAAGGGAATAGAAATGAATTTCAT GCCAGAGAACATCCACACGTACAATGAAACTGCCAGAATCtccttttattttgttgtgatGGATCCAACCAAACCAGACACAGTTATTCCTAAGGCCGATGTAGAGGCGGCTATCTG GCTGTCGAGAGAACGTATCAATGGCGCATTTCTACTCAATGATGAAACACTGGAATTTGTTGGGCTGCAGGCAACATTAGCTCCACCCAAAGAGGAAAAAATCACAGTTTGGCTGGTGGTGTTTGGAGTGGTAATGGGTGTAACTGTGTTAGGGGGGATCTACCTCATTACCACAGGGATATTAAACAGGAAGAA GAAAGCTaagaaagctgaggagactgtGAACCCATATGAGAATTCAGATGAAGGAGAAGTGAACAAAGCCTTTGAACAAGACATTGAACAAACTGGACTGTAA